The Georgenia faecalis genome includes a window with the following:
- a CDS encoding ATP-binding protein, which produces MGRRAERETVEKFLSLARSGRSGSLVVRGEAGIGKTAVLEHARQAALASAFRVESSVGVESETHFAFAGLHQLCAPLLDRAGALPEPQQAALGVAFGLHDGATPDRFLVGLATLNLMAEAAEEGPLLCLVDDAHWLDEASAQVLAFVARRVGAERLALVFGLRDAADGDAADGDRAPFAGLPELRLDGLRAPDARALLRAAVRIPLDEGVRERILAEAGGNPLALLELPRHMRSGQFAGGFEVPGALSVPRRIEESFGRRSASLPPETQLLLLVAASEPTGDAAMLWRAAAHLGLARQVATPAEVAGLLEIGVRVRFRHPLVRSAVYQAATPPDRRRAHAALAEATDPRADPDRRAWHRAQAVLGADEEAAEGLERSAGRARARGGVAAAAAFLQRAAELSPEPAARARRALEGAHAKYEAGATGAALELLALADAGPLDALPRARRDLLRAQIAFYQNRGSEVPGMLLDAARTLTPLDPALARETYLHALDAALVTGDPTCGVLEVAEAARAAPAPPGPAQPPDLLLDGLVQTLTRGYEAGAPGLRHALEAFRDRPLTGPERDRHSDRWLRLAGRNAVAIFDDELLHTLASRTVQVARETGALTALPDALRFLSITSVLMGELARADELATEATAITRATGGVQLRHAHIILGAWRGAQAETTALNASTEHDVAHPEGGTEASLAQYAMAVLHNGLGSYSAAHEAAARALRSDELSLSSLAHTELIESAARAGRPEHAAEATELLCARAGASGTPWALGMAARSRGLTSMGARAEDQYREAIEQLGGSRMGGYLARTHLVYGEWLRREGRRRDAREQLRTAHELLTDMGATAFAARAARELRATGEHPRARTTRPTDELTTQELHVARLVATGATSREVGAQLFLSPRTIEAHLRNIFRKLGITSRRELRELHLP; this is translated from the coding sequence GTGGGCCGGCGCGCAGAGCGCGAGACGGTCGAGAAGTTCCTCTCCCTGGCCCGGTCCGGGCGCAGCGGCTCCCTCGTGGTGCGCGGGGAAGCCGGTATCGGCAAGACCGCCGTGCTGGAGCACGCACGCCAGGCGGCGCTGGCCTCGGCCTTCCGGGTGGAGTCCTCGGTGGGCGTCGAGTCCGAGACGCACTTCGCGTTCGCCGGGCTGCACCAGCTGTGCGCCCCCCTGCTGGACCGCGCCGGCGCGCTGCCCGAGCCTCAGCAGGCCGCCCTCGGCGTGGCGTTCGGGCTCCACGACGGCGCGACGCCGGACCGGTTCCTGGTCGGGCTGGCCACCCTCAACCTCATGGCCGAGGCCGCCGAGGAGGGGCCTTTGCTGTGCCTGGTCGACGACGCCCACTGGCTGGACGAGGCGTCGGCGCAGGTCCTCGCCTTCGTGGCCCGCCGGGTGGGGGCCGAGAGGCTGGCGCTGGTGTTCGGGCTGCGCGATGCGGCCGACGGTGATGCGGCCGACGGTGACCGCGCTCCGTTCGCCGGATTGCCTGAGCTACGTCTGGACGGGCTCCGCGCGCCCGATGCCCGTGCCCTGCTCCGTGCTGCCGTGCGCATACCGCTGGACGAGGGGGTGCGCGAACGGATTCTCGCCGAAGCGGGCGGCAACCCCCTGGCGCTGCTGGAGCTGCCCCGCCACATGCGGTCGGGACAGTTCGCGGGTGGGTTCGAGGTGCCCGGGGCGCTCAGCGTCCCGCGCCGGATAGAAGAGAGCTTCGGACGCCGTTCGGCCAGCCTGCCCCCCGAGACCCAGCTGCTGCTGCTGGTCGCCGCGTCCGAGCCGACAGGCGACGCTGCGATGCTGTGGCGCGCGGCCGCGCACCTGGGCCTCGCCCGCCAGGTGGCGACGCCCGCGGAGGTCGCCGGGCTCCTGGAGATCGGCGTCCGGGTACGGTTCCGCCACCCCCTGGTGCGGTCTGCGGTGTACCAGGCCGCCACGCCGCCGGACCGGCGCCGCGCCCATGCCGCGCTCGCTGAGGCGACCGATCCACGGGCCGACCCGGACCGCCGGGCCTGGCACCGCGCGCAGGCCGTGCTCGGAGCCGACGAAGAAGCCGCCGAGGGGTTGGAGCGCTCGGCCGGACGGGCGCGCGCCCGCGGGGGTGTGGCCGCTGCGGCGGCGTTCCTGCAGCGCGCAGCCGAGCTGTCTCCCGAGCCTGCCGCTCGCGCGAGGCGGGCGCTGGAGGGCGCTCACGCCAAGTACGAGGCCGGTGCGACCGGGGCCGCCCTCGAGCTGCTGGCGCTCGCGGATGCCGGGCCGTTGGACGCCCTGCCCCGCGCCCGCCGCGACCTGCTCCGCGCCCAGATCGCGTTCTACCAGAACCGGGGCAGCGAGGTGCCGGGGATGCTGCTGGACGCGGCCAGGACCCTCACCCCGCTCGATCCGGCCCTCGCCCGGGAGACCTACCTGCACGCGCTCGACGCGGCGCTCGTCACCGGTGACCCCACCTGTGGCGTGCTGGAGGTCGCCGAGGCCGCTCGGGCCGCCCCGGCACCGCCCGGGCCAGCGCAGCCTCCAGACCTGTTGCTCGATGGCCTCGTGCAGACTCTGACGAGGGGCTACGAGGCGGGAGCGCCGGGGCTGCGCCACGCCCTCGAGGCGTTTCGCGACCGCCCGCTCACGGGTCCCGAGCGCGACCGTCACAGCGACCGCTGGCTGCGACTGGCGGGCCGCAACGCGGTGGCCATCTTCGACGACGAGCTGCTCCACACCCTGGCCAGCCGCACGGTCCAGGTGGCGCGCGAGACCGGTGCGCTGACGGCGCTCCCCGACGCGCTGCGCTTCTTGTCCATCACGTCGGTCCTCATGGGCGAGCTCGCCCGAGCCGACGAGCTCGCCACGGAGGCGACGGCAATCACCCGGGCCACCGGCGGCGTACAGCTGCGCCACGCCCACATCATCCTGGGTGCCTGGCGTGGCGCCCAGGCCGAGACCACGGCGCTCAACGCCAGCACCGAGCACGACGTCGCCCACCCCGAGGGAGGGACGGAGGCCTCCTTGGCCCAGTACGCCATGGCGGTGCTGCACAACGGGCTGGGAAGCTACTCGGCCGCGCACGAGGCTGCAGCACGGGCGCTGAGGTCCGACGAGCTGTCGCTCAGCAGCCTGGCCCACACGGAGCTCATCGAGTCGGCGGCGCGCGCCGGCCGGCCGGAACACGCCGCCGAGGCGACGGAACTCCTCTGCGCCCGGGCTGGTGCCAGCGGGACGCCGTGGGCGCTGGGAATGGCGGCCCGATCGCGGGGGCTCACGAGCATGGGCGCCCGAGCCGAGGACCAGTACCGCGAGGCGATCGAGCAGCTCGGTGGCAGCCGGATGGGCGGCTACCTCGCCCGCACTCATCTCGTCTACGGCGAGTGGCTACGCCGTGAGGGCCGCCGCCGTGACGCCCGAGAACAGCTCCGCACGGCCCACGAGCTCCTCACCGACATGGGCGCCACCGCGTTTGCCGCCCGCGCCGCACGCGAGCTCCGCGCGACCGGCGAGCACCCCCGCGCACGAACCACCCGGCCGACCGACGAGCTCACGACCCAGGAGCTGCACGTCGCGCGGCTCGTGGCCACCGGAGCAACCTCTCGTGAGGTCGGCGCGCAGCTGTTCCTCAGCCCGCGAACCATCGAGGCCCATTTGCGCAACATCTTCCGCAAGCTGGGCATCACGTCGCGCCGTGAGCTCAGAGAGCTCCACCTTCCCTGA
- a CDS encoding protein kinase domain-containing protein, whose translation MSTDRVLGGRYELHDILGHGGMAVVHLSRDLHLDRWVAVKVLRSDLVRDPLSRSRFRGEAQAVARLNHPGIVSLHDAGHAHVDGGAADEPSVPFIVMEYVAGQSLRARLAEGPLGLEEAIRYQSGVLSALEFSHRAGVVHRDIKPANIMVTPGGTIKIVDFGIALVRDDPSTTEPHTHTILGTAQYLSPEQVRGERVDARSDLYSAGCLFYELLTGRPPFIGGDPVAVAYRHVHQDPVPARAYRPEVTPALDTVLLTALAKDRTDRFRSASAFREALQSAAKGIDRAGDDGAADDVVALRRRWHSARTRLARSIA comes from the coding sequence ATGAGCACCGATCGCGTGCTTGGCGGACGCTACGAGCTCCACGACATCCTGGGTCATGGCGGCATGGCCGTCGTCCATCTCAGCCGCGACCTCCACCTCGATCGGTGGGTCGCGGTCAAGGTGCTCCGCAGCGATCTGGTCCGCGACCCGCTCTCCCGATCGAGGTTCCGGGGGGAAGCGCAGGCGGTCGCCCGGCTCAACCACCCCGGCATCGTCTCCCTCCACGACGCCGGGCACGCGCACGTCGACGGCGGCGCGGCGGACGAGCCGAGCGTCCCGTTCATCGTCATGGAGTACGTCGCGGGCCAGTCGCTGCGGGCCCGCCTCGCCGAGGGCCCGCTCGGCCTGGAGGAGGCGATCCGGTACCAGTCCGGCGTCCTGTCAGCGCTCGAGTTCAGCCACCGCGCCGGCGTCGTCCACCGCGACATCAAGCCCGCCAACATCATGGTCACGCCCGGCGGGACGATCAAGATCGTGGACTTCGGGATCGCGCTCGTCCGTGACGATCCCTCCACCACGGAACCCCACACCCACACGATCCTCGGCACCGCCCAGTACCTCTCTCCGGAACAGGTGCGCGGCGAGCGCGTCGACGCCCGCAGCGACCTGTACTCCGCCGGCTGCCTGTTCTACGAGCTGCTGACCGGACGGCCGCCCTTCATCGGTGGCGACCCCGTCGCCGTGGCCTACCGGCACGTGCACCAGGACCCCGTACCCGCCAGGGCCTACCGCCCCGAGGTCACTCCGGCGCTCGACACGGTGCTCCTGACCGCGCTCGCCAAGGACCGGACCGACCGGTTCCGCAGTGCTAGCGCGTTCAGGGAAGCGCTCCAGTCGGCGGCGAAGGGCATCGACCGTGCGGGCGACGACGGCGCGGCGGACGACGTCGTCGCGCTCCGCCGGCGCTGGCACAGCGCCAGAACCCGCCTGGCCCGCTCCATCGCCTGA
- a CDS encoding small multidrug efflux protein, producing the protein MSPIQQLISNFQELVAQVPEIVQPLIILLAGAVPFVDGEGAAIIGIIGGVHPVVAAVAAAAGNFLCVLLVVAVTSRARTAVIDRRPTPVGASVGMGARAGVGAQALPGMAPAKPESKGRERFNRWLVRFGVPGASILGPLAIPSQITSAILIGGGTPRRWVLLWQAVSIALWTTVGAVSVWAALTYVVEVS; encoded by the coding sequence ATGAGCCCGATCCAGCAACTCATCAGCAACTTCCAGGAGCTCGTGGCCCAGGTGCCCGAGATCGTCCAGCCCCTCATCATCCTGCTCGCGGGAGCGGTCCCGTTCGTCGACGGCGAGGGAGCGGCCATCATCGGCATCATCGGTGGTGTCCATCCCGTCGTGGCAGCCGTCGCCGCTGCCGCCGGGAACTTCCTGTGCGTGCTGCTCGTCGTCGCCGTCACCTCGCGCGCCAGGACCGCCGTCATCGATCGGCGACCCACCCCGGTCGGCGCGAGCGTCGGCATGGGAGCGCGGGCGGGCGTGGGCGCGCAGGCACTTCCGGGGATGGCGCCCGCGAAGCCGGAGTCGAAGGGGCGTGAGCGCTTCAACAGGTGGCTCGTCCGGTTCGGCGTCCCGGGCGCGAGCATCCTCGGCCCGCTCGCCATCCCGTCGCAGATCACGTCGGCGATCCTCATCGGCGGCGGAACTCCGCGCCGGTGGGTCCTGCTGTGGCAGGCCGTCTCCATCGCGCTCTGGACGACCGTCGGCGCTGTCTCCGTGTGGGCCGCGCTCACCTACGTCGTCGAGGTGTCGTAG
- a CDS encoding RidA family protein, which produces MERVAVNPVTWSVATGFHQGEVVSGHTRTLYLSGQTATDADGHPLHDGDMAAQLAVSTDNLEAVLDAAGMSLAHLVRLTVYTADVDALLPHYGVLASRLGAAGVAPTTTMLGVTRLALPGLMVELEGTAVA; this is translated from the coding sequence ATGGAACGCGTAGCAGTCAATCCCGTCACCTGGTCGGTCGCGACGGGCTTCCATCAGGGTGAGGTCGTTTCCGGGCACACCCGGACGCTGTACCTGTCCGGGCAGACGGCCACGGACGCCGACGGGCACCCCCTGCACGACGGCGACATGGCCGCCCAGCTGGCGGTGAGCACCGACAACCTCGAGGCCGTGCTCGACGCGGCCGGCATGTCCCTCGCCCACCTCGTCCGGCTGACCGTCTACACCGCCGACGTCGACGCCCTGCTCCCGCACTACGGCGTCCTGGCGTCGCGGCTGGGGGCGGCCGGCGTGGCGCCGACCACGACGATGCTCGGGGTGACCCGGCTCGCGCTCCCCGGCCTGATGGTCGAGCTCGAGGGAACCGCCGTCGCCTAG